From the Palaemon carinicauda isolate YSFRI2023 chromosome 42, ASM3689809v2, whole genome shotgun sequence genome, one window contains:
- the LOC137632847 gene encoding serine/arginine repetitive matrix protein 2-like: MRKCPGLSDRLCGTFMSAVETDPHTLCPYCRGQRHVDLPSPFLEADAQWAPMHLVFQRAPVPSGQKGLSHNVSKSFKCQVSPVRPRSPARTARKRSSAVAEDHPAPESTRQRSPAAEAESTQQRSPACHRSPARHRSPARQRSPARQRSPTRQRTSARPVSDTRHARPRSPARQRSSPARHRSPRAPTISGSGRRVGRDTTCPQRSSPDRAPARERSPARPRSCSPKVTYAPTHNLTCAQTAHLLGLRVIARLRAIARLRAIARQRTVARLRAVILPAGNARPYAHVPALSSREHGLLQTAHLRASDLLRAPRDPSPARPQSCSPKVTYAPTRNLTCAQPLTFSPYALLLANTLSLACALSFSRPPTLALTPTRTLARARTFIAQAPTRPQARFPPGFATRAA, from the exons atgcggaagtgccctggcttaTCCGACCGCctttgtgggacttttatgtcggcggtcgagacggatcctcacaccttgtgtccgtactgcagaggtcaacg GCATGTGGATCTTCCTTCACCGTTCCTGgaagctgatgcgcagtgggcacCCATGCACctcgttttccaacgggcaccggtcccttcggggcaaaagggcttgtctcacaatgtgagcaagtcctttaagtgccaggtttcacctgtgcggccacgttctcctgcgcgcacagcgcgcaagcgctcttctGCTGTTGCTGAGGACCATCCTGCACCAGAATCAACGCGCCAGCGATCCCCTGCAGCAGAAGCAGAGTCAACACagcagcgctctcctgcttgtcaccgatctcctgctcgtcaccgatctcctgctcgccagcgctcacctgctcgccagcgatctcctactcgccagcgcacatctgcgcgccctgtttcTGACACGCGccatgcacgcccacgatctccagctcgccagcgatcttctcctgcacgccatcgttcgccccgcgcacccacgatctccggatctgggcgcag AGTTGGACGAGACACTACGTGCCCACAGCGGTCTTCTCCAGACCGCGCACCTGCGCGcgagcgatctcctgcgcgcccacgatcctgctcgccgaaggtcacctacgcgcccacgcacAATCTCACCTGTGCGCAAACCGCTCACCTTCTCGGcctacgcgtcatcgctcgcctgcgtgccatcgctcgcctgcgtgccatcgctcgccaacgcaccgtcgctcgcctgcgcgccgtcaTTCTCCCGGCCGGCAACGCTCGCCCttacgcccacgtgcccgcgcttTCATCGCGCGAGCACGGTCTTCTCCAgaccgcgcacctgcgcgccagcgatctcctgcgcgccccgcgcgatccatcgcctgcgcgcccacaatccTGCTCTCCGAaggtcacctacgcgcccacgcgcaatCTCACCTGTGCGCAGCCGCTcaccttctcgccctacgcgcTATTGCTCGCCAACACActgtcgctcgcctgcgcgctgtCATTCTCCCGGCCACCAACGCTCGCCCTtacgcccacgcgcaccctcgcccgTGCCCGCACTTTCATCGCGCAAGCACCAACGCGACCCCaagcgcgattcccgccgggtttcgcaacgcgagcagcctag